TTCGCGAAGTAGTCTATAATCTTTTGTGTTCAACAAGGAAATCGGGCAACGTCACCAACTTTTGGTTTTTTCATTATATATTGTTGCCACAAGGCCTTATGTGGTACATAGCGCGTCACCCTTGTGTCATCGCTGTTAACTCCTGGCAATGTCCTCCAGCTGCCTCCGCGATTTTCCGAGAAACTTGTACTTCTCCCCAATTGCTATGTACCACTTATTTCTGGTAGGAATATTCCAGGCCAAGAAAATGTTGACGAATAGGCCGGGCCTGGTCTTCACACTTAGCTTCACCGCTGGAAATACCACCCAAACCTGAGGTTTCATAGAAACAActataatgaataaaattttaaattcaagaATCTTGTTTGTGTATAATATTCCTCGCAGTTGGCAACTTAATTCTCCTAGAAGTATTTTGATGCCACAGTcttgcacaaaaaaaaatgttgatttgAACTAATTGATGAGATATTGTATTGCCTCATAAAGTGAGCGGGTCCTCTGACTCGAATCAAAGAAGCAACTTAGCTATTTTTATTTAGGGATTGAgaaatcctaagtccgcatccacttgatgtcggaccggaccaaatgaagagcaacttaccTCGACCCTTTTTGGCCCACGGACTACTCTTTTTGACTTATCGCACaagtttaaaaatttcaaagcgatgAGGACGGCTTATGGTTTACAGGGCAAAGACAATAGACTAGACGCTACCACACCTCTACCCTggaaacagcgtgaccgaagttcGCAGGTATTATACGCTTCTTTTTATAACTCGCAAAGCAAAATattggtgcgaattatatcgaacgCCCACACTTTAGACCAAAGCTTGACCAGAGCTAGAAAAAATGTTGtctagggattgaggagtcctaaagGAGCGCGCCCACAGAGACCGTCACGacacaacagtttttctaacgCCCTCAGGGAACGACACAACACGACACGACAGATTTGCTAACGCCCAATGGGAACAACACGACACGAGAGAAAATTGCCTAGTATATTTGCAAGGttgaaaacactattattaacttagggCAGCGTAGCAAAATGCTTAAAGCTGCCTTAGACAACAGCCAGACAAATGTATTTGCATGTGTCAGACATCAGACAAACAAATGTCTGTTTGGCACAAAAATCTTTTTCTACAGCAGGCAAATGACGCATCAAACAGATATTTGTCAGACAATCGTATGATTTACTCTATCGCTACTATTCCTTAGACCATGTTCCCTCTTCTCCTCCCCCACGACTATGTAGATTCAGCCTGCCTCATACTTCCTATCACTCTACCTTATCAACTTTGATACCAGTGTTGATACTAGTTGTGACGATCTTCCTAACTTCTTTTTGGctaaaactggtcagtccacTTCTCTTCCACGTCTTCATTACACTCAAAGatgctctcatcatccccactCACAAAAGTGGCAATCTCACGCCATTTCACTCCTCTCgtcttgttccaaaatcttggaaaagtaAATCAGCCACTGGTTGTCTCCCACCTTGGATCACGTTCAAGTGAAAgtgcaacacggctttgttaaactGCGGCCAACATGATTTACTTAACCAAATGTATGGCCAAATATCTAAATTTCCGGTAGGAAGTGCATACTGTTAGGTTGCGGATTttgtagtaaaatttcaaacaactgTTACTCGTACgagaataaattttattaattaaaataaacatCAACAGATTCGATGCCTATCCTctagcgagatacaagagcatttatgccagtttcgtagaagtccaactctAGTGTGAAATAAATCCTCGAAGATAACTTTGATAGCTGCTTCCAAATGTTTGAAAAAGTattagtcggttggcgaatatggtggatgagacgGGGTCTCattctgcaattcgttcaattttTGGGCCGttattctggatacatgagcTCGTGTTTTGTCATGAAGCAGCATCACTGCATCTCTGTTGAGGAATGTGGGCCGGTGAATACGCAATTTCCGATGCATTTCATGGAGTGCATTAATCGTCTCACCACGTTGCAAGAAAGAATAGCGGATAACTCCAGCTACAgatcaccaaacagtcaccttCGGATGAAGGGTCGACTTTGACATGTGTTTTAGAGCCTCACCTTTGTGTTATGGGACAGCAGAGAACTGCAAATGTTCATTCGAACTGGCATGTTTTGCTCTgtaagttcatgcggaacccacttatcaaacTTCTTTCCCAGCTATTGCAATTACCGGCAAACTGTCGAATGTGTACGCGCAATTACAGATGCATGGTGTCAGATTCCACCACCAagcgcagctcgtcgttgttgaTCAACGGTTCTAGATATCCTCATGGCTCATTTTGTCAGCTCATGTCACCCGTTTATTCGTTTACCGTATCAACTCCAAATGacctgcaaatgtttctgtttgcctccgctgcgttgtgacccaATTTAAACTCATAAAGGAAAAGCAGGCATTTTTCACtcgcttcaatttttttttctttttcattcctCTGCAAGCACAATGATTTTTCAAACTGAAATGTCACCTTGGCCGAATGTAGGATCATTTATACTCTATTATTCAATGCCACCAGCGCTATCTGTCGGCAGTTTGGCACATCAagatcgcaactaacttcacctCATTGTGTAATCCAACATTACATCTGCAGCAACCTAatatttacactgactttgctagGACCATCGACACTGTAAATTTCAAGATGATACTGTCCAAACCCACCTTTCTCAGCGTCTCCACATAACTTGTATCATGGCTTACTTCATCGGTTCGCCCTCAAGCAAGGGGATCTGTTCTGACGTTCTATTACGGCTCTATACTGGGCCTTTTATTGTTGTTATTCTTTAGCAACAACCTTCCCCTACATACTTAACCCTGTAATCTCCACGACATTAAGGTGTTTTCCGCTATACCGTCGCCTAAGGATGCTGGCACTCTATTAAAAGTCAGCAAGTATCTTTTTATGTGATATCCGTTCAAATCCTCACCCTCACCTTTCTTTTCCTTGACTATATTCCTTACCAATTCAGAACTACACTCAAGACCTCGAAGTCACTTTCAACGataagctccgcttcgacaccCTTTCCTCGAAATCATCAATCTGACTCCAAAATTGCCGGGCTCTATACTATGCTGGTTTTATGATTTTGACGCCTTCCAACCCTCCTCAGCTCCCTTCAACCCCCTCGTTAGTATTATCCTCGAGTGCTGCTCCGTAATCTGGTCACGTAACAGTGTTTATCTTAGCCTAAAAAAGGTGCAACATAATTTCACCCATTCTCTCTTCGTTGAAAAACCACTTTCCTCGTGAGGTCCACCTCGCCCGCCTCCGCTCTCttaaccttcccttcctacaataaCGTAGAACCTATCTCGATTTATGTACATTTTCCaaactttcgcggagctagaaaTCTATTTCATTTCCCCGATTCCAAGAAAATGTCGATGTTACAACGCGCAGCAGCTTAGTCCCTTAAACCTTTCTTTCTTCAGTACTTCTTGCTTTTTCCTTCATCCCAGGACAATAAacaattggagtttactctgtttaatATCCGTCAAATAGGTTACAATTAATTACTATCCGAGCATCACATGGCAGTGGTCGCCACTGTTACTTGGAGACTCCAAGTCTTCATTAGCACCTGCCTCCGCCGTGTCAGTGGTGTACACAGGTGAACAATCTCGAACGGGGAACTGCGTCCGCATACCGATCAAGTATAGATAGACGTTTTGATTAGATGGCGGtattggcagtgaataggtcacactttaagaaagggcgacaactcTAATGCCGGCTAAGTCATGTAATAAAATACACTATCTTGGTATGGCCAACGAGTGCAGAGAAATACATTTCGGCAACTTTGCATGTAGATCTGGTTGACACGTTATGCCCCACTTAGTAAATATTGGTTATCATTATTAGGAATTAGCGACTATTTCATCAAGAAACACCAACCTTCCTTTTATATTGATACATCCAACcaaaactataacttttgaaACTTTTGTTTCTGTGTTAGATTCGAAATTTGCATTCATGGTATCTATTGTCAGTAGAGGAAGGTGGAAGCAGCAATATCATATCTAATTAAAAAAACCCGGAAATTGTTCCAATAATTTTTCATCTAACAGTACAGAATTGATTTGAGAAGGTTATATAGCTGAAAATAACTTAGAAGGGCAAACAAAAATAAGATTATAACTGTAGTACTAATAacaaaatggaatggaatgcatAATATACATTTTTCATATTGTATTTTCATCTGCATAAAGATAAATTCAATGGATATATAAAACCATCTTGACCTCAATCCATATATTTTACAGTTCGCGACCGCTCTATAAACTATGCGAATTTGAAGGTCTACCACTTCCGGAAGACTATAAATCGGATTGCTATGATGATATCGATGAATCAGATTACGCATGTAAAGAAAAGTACAGGATTATGGTAAGATACAGATATTTCTTATGGTTTCCAATCACTGCAACTTGAGAAGTTCTTTGCTACATTCTTTATCAAGCGGAAATTGTTATTTGATTACACACCACCATTAAAATAAACTGGTTGATTGACTTACGCAATTATTTACTTTAATGAAACTCAAGGTTATTGATTTTATGCATAGATTACAATTCCGAACGGATTGGGTAATAAATGTGGGCGTTCAGATGCAGATATTGAAGTAGATAAATACTAGAGTAAATATTGAACTACATATGTAGATACAAAAaacaaagtttgacaaaaataagATTATTTGATGAGCAAGTTGATTGCAAGATAATGGAAATACGGATTCATATTCTGAAATGCTAATATTTATTTGACCTCACCCATTTATTATCTTTACCGTTTCCCGGGTGGTTGAATAAAATTCTAATAATTCAAAGTGAATGGAACATATAttaaaaatgtataaaattttaagaaatttaatattaatttatgtGCCCCAGTGCAATGTTATTAACATGGAGATggttttttgccatttttattttttcctaccATTACAGAAAAGATTCAACAAAGATGATGTCATCGTTAACAAATAACGCGAtttcaatttaaacaaaaacaaaacccaACAAGCACATTTACAATACTTTCGACAACATTACAAACAATAACAATGCAATATATCcaaattaacaaaataataaagataagaCGCTTGAAATAGATTTAATATTGTTTGAGAAAGGAAAAAATACCTAACCATATCTACACAAAAGCATAGAAAATCTAAGAGAAacaacaaattaaaataattaatacgacttatttttttataaaacatgttgaataaaaaggaggaaaatttCTACACTTATTTGAAGCTGGAGCTGTcagttttgaataaataatgTGTTGTAAAGATTTTATATGTTTTATCAATAAAACTGATTGATGGGCAAATAATAAAGACAACACTAAAGAAATTacaaaacaattgaaaaatgtttttcatttaCCTTTTTCTGAATTTATTACTATTTTCATCTTTGTTCCTATCTATCTAAACTATTGAGAATAACAGCGTTatcatttattttcaaatttgcttATCTTTGCCTATTAATTGAGTGCACTTATAATCCATCTGTCCAAATTTGTATCTAAAAGTATTCAATTTACAAAAGACTAACAGTAGCTCTCTAACCTGCTCTGCTTTTTGGCTATAATCACTTGCACTTGAAAGCCTAATCACTTAGCACTAACGCTTCCTTGTTTGTGATAAGAATTTTCTGTAACCATCATCAATATTCTATATTTATCCAACTATTGTTCTAAAATTATTCTAAAGGTATGAACAGTATCTCTAAATTTCCGACTTTCATCTTTTCTAATTGACAAAGCCTTCTAATCAATGATGTTCATGTTTTTATCTCAAATTTTCTGCAATGTAAAAAGCTGCAACTATGatacttttttttaataaaatatttatcacAAACCGGATAATATTAATgactttctttgaattttaatgTAAATCAGCAAAGAATTAAATTAAACGAACAACAACAATCGCTTACTACATCTAATCACGGAGAGGAAGCTTAAGGTATATATTCACCCCAACCAGATttaatatattaattttttgGTTTGTATGAAGACTTTTGATATAAAAAGATGTTCAAACTTAAAATTCGCAAATTACGTAGTTTTACTAATGATTACAATAATTTTAAcacattttatattatatttagatGAGACTACACCCACCTGGCAGTGATTCACCTTACAATGGAGCGCGACTATTGAAATTCCTCGATCTGGACAAcgaaattcgacataaaatgcTAATAATAGAAGATTAACCATTTTAGCAAATTAACTATTACTTTAGTGAGCAGAGATAATATTAATATGAACGAATTAATAAACTATAATCAAGGAAATGCACATTTATTTTCCTATAACCAGTTGGTCGTtatatcgtgaaaaaattgtggAACCAGAAGCACGATAATTATGGGATTATATGATAAACATTCTTAACTGTTAATTTATATTCCAAGACTTAAACTAGAAATGATAAATATTGTtttgctaaaataaaattaaatcgcGGATTCATTAAACTTTAATCCGGCCGAACTTTTTTTGGGCAACAAATGTAAGATGTTTCGAAATATATAATGTGGTTTTGTAATGATATTTTAGAAATATGGAATTAACTGAATTTggccattttcggcatcaagaGTGATATTTCACTTTCTTAATGGTTTATTAAAGCTTCGCTCGAGGGAGAGAAAGCCTTTCATGTTTGGACTGTTTGAGTAGGAGGTACACCTTTTCCAAATGTGAATCTTTTACGACAAAGAGTAATTTAAGCTAATGTCTTTGAATAACTTATACCTATTAAGCATTAGTTCCTAAATGGAATGTAAATTAAGATGTTGCTTCATTTTTCCTGAGGCAACAAGCTTTTATTAATGTAAAtaacgaaaaaataaaataaacttgaaaacTAAAATTCGATGATGTTATTACTAGTGTT
The window above is part of the Hermetia illucens chromosome 3, iHerIll2.2.curated.20191125, whole genome shotgun sequence genome. Proteins encoded here:
- the LOC119652391 gene encoding uncharacterized protein LOC119652391 isoform X1, giving the protein MKHHTLTSVAILLLALTYTVSAKDKYSDKEKYSDKNKIVIKEKDMLRKSIVFDKKTPDVFYCPMQKPSGLNKLIVRSRPLYKLCEFEGLPLPEDYKSDCYDDIDESDYACKEKYRIMMRLHPPGSDSPYNGARLLKFLDLDNEIRHKMLIIED